A single window of Bombyx mori chromosome 9, ASM3026992v2 DNA harbors:
- the LOC101741082 gene encoding bifunctional purine biosynthesis protein ATIC, which yields MASNGKLALLSVSDKTGLLSLAKSLSECGLQLIASGGTATALRNAGLTVQDVSDITRAPEMLGGRVKTLHPAVHAGILARLSDSDQEDMKRQKYEMISVVVCNLYPFVQTVSKPDVTVADAVENIDIGGVTLLRAAAKNHDRVTVVCDPADYDAVVKEIKENKHHQTTLGTRQRLALKAFTHTSDYDLAISDYFRKQYSPGQAQLTLRYGMNPHQKPAQVFTTRDSLPITTLNGAPGFINLCDALNAWQLVKELKEALSLPAAASFKHVSPAGAAVGLPLTDEEAAVCMVAGELSALACAYARARGADRMSSFGDFVALSDPCDVSTATIISREVSDGVIAPGYSPEALKLLSKKKGGNYCVLKIDPTYEPSLMEQKTIFGLTLEQKRNDAKITAELFKNVVTTKKDLPSNAVRDLIVATIALKYTQSNSVCFARDGQVIGIGAGQQSRIHCTRLAGGKAALWWLRRHPSVLAMRFRQGVTRAVQANAIDNYVNGTVGSDLPLEQWDTLFEGKPPALFTDSQREEWIKKMDKVALASDAFFPFRDNIDRAVQCGVEYIGSPSGSNNDQEVIEACNEHKIALAHTNLRLFHH from the exons ATGGCGTCAAATGGAAAACtag CTCTTCTCAGCGTTTCAGACAAGACGGGTCTACTCTCGTTAGCAAAGAGCCTGTCGGAATGTGGCCTGCAGTTGATTGCCAGTGGCGGTACCGCCACGGCGCTTCGGAACGCCGGCCTCACAGTTCAAGATGTGTCGGACATCACGAGAGCACCGGAGATGCTCGGAGGTCGGGTGAAAACTTTACATCCAGCGGTACATGCTGGGATCTTAGCTCG attaTCCGACTCTGACCAGGAAGACATGAAACGTCAGAAGTACGAGATGATAAGCGTGGTGGTCTGTAACCTGTACCCGTTCGTCCAGACGGTATCTAAGCCGGACGTGACCGTGGCGGACGCGGTCGAGAACATCGACATCGGCGGCGTGACCCTCCTGCGCGCAGCAGCCAAGAACCACGACCGGGTCACCGTCGTCTGTGACCCGGCCGACTACGATGCTGTAGTCAAAGAAATCAAAGAGAACAAACATCATCAGACGACTTTGGGCACAAG GCAGAGATTAGCCCTGAAGGCGTTCACTCATACTTCGGACTATGACCTCGCCATATCGGACTACTTCCGCAAGCAATACTCGCCCGGGCAAGCCCAACTGACCTTAAGATACG GTATGAACCCACATCAGAAGCCGGCCCAGGTATTCACGACCAGAGACAGCTTGCCGATCACGACACTGAACGGTGCGCCTGGATTTATCAACCTGTGCGACGCGCTGAACGCCTGGCAGCTCGTCAAGGAGCTGAAGGAAGCGCTGAGCCTCCCTGCTGCGGCTAGCTTCAAGCACGTGTCCCCTGCCGGAGCTGCCGTGGGCTTGCCACTCACGGATGAAGAG GCGGCGGTGTGCATGGTGGCGGGCGAACTAAGCGCGCTGGCGTGCGCGTACGCGCGGGCTCGCGGCGCCGACCGCATGAGCTCCTTCGGGGACTTCGTGGCGCTCTCCGACCCCTGTGACGTCAGCACCGCCACCATCATCTCCAGGGAGGTGTCCGACGGCGTCATCGCGCCGGGATACTCGCCCGAAGCACTCAAACTACTCAGCAAGAAAAAGGGCGGGAACTACTGTGTTTTAAAG ATCGATCCCACTTACGAACCGAGTCTCATGGAGCAAAAGACCATCTTCGGTTTAACATTGGAGCAAAAACGTAACGACGCGAAGATCACCGCTGAACTTTTCAAGAACGTCGTGACCACCAAGAAGGATTTgccatcgaacgccgtgagggACCTCATCGTGGCGACCATTGCTCTAAAATACACTCAGAGTAACTCGGTCTGCTTCGCCCGTGATGGACAG GTGATCGGCATCGGTGCGGGGCAGCAGTCGCGCATCCACTGCACGCGGCTGGCGGGGGGCAAGGCGGCGCTGTGGTGGCTGCGCCGACACCCCAGCGTGCTCGCCATGAGGTTCAGGCAGGGCGTCACGCGCGCGGTGCAGGCCAACGCCATCGACAACTACGTCAACGGAACTGTCG GATCTGATTTGCCATTAGAACAATGGGACACGTTGTTCGAAGGCAAACCACCAGCCCTATTCACGGACTCCCAACGCGAGGAATGGATCAAGAAGATGGATAAAGTGGCCCTCGCTTCCGACGCTTTCTTCCCGTTCAGAGACAACATCGACCGAGCTGTGCAG tgCGGCGTGGAATACATCGGCAGTCCGTCTGGTTCGAACAACGATCAAGAAGTCATCGAAGCGTGCAACGAACACAAAATAGCGCTCGCGCATACTAACTTGCGTCTTTTCCACCATTGA
- the Rel gene encoding nuclear factor NF-kappa-B p110 subunit isoform 2 (isoform 2 is encoded by transcript variant 2; The RefSeq protein has 1 substitution compared to this genomic sequence), translated as MSTTASDQDSDSSSRSPQSYYSYCSPSQQVPQLTPDLNNLIYLDNGSKRNRPFLRIIEQPQDYFRFRYASEMAGTHGCLLGKSSSTNKNKVHPTVELVNYTGQAVIKCQLAQHKTPEEHPHKLFEEEQDNDDREVSCIVPKQGIYKVGFGGMGIIHTAKKNVPGLLFQKYAEKCKNISNKELKIQCENMAKSIDLNIVRLKFSAHDISTDREICKPVFSEPIHSLKSAASNDLKICRISRCSGRPVGGEDVYIFVEKVNKKNIQIRFFELDENGHRVWTANGSFMPGDVHHQYAIIFRTPAYKDTKISKNVNVYIELARPSDGRTSEPKEFKYIAEPIYSNSKKRRMNASCSTSPASSGSLKSISDLPALVTLNNNFNDENNIEMPKTEVLDPLTYVL; from the exons ATGTCTACAACTGCCAGTGATCAGGATAGTGATTCTTCCAGCAGATCCCCACAATCTTATTATAGTTATTGTTCACCCTCTCAACAAGTACCTCAGTTGACTCCAGATTTGAACAACCTAATATATCTAGACAATGGCTCAAAGA GAAACAGACCGTTTCTTCGCATAATTGAACAGCCACAGGACTACTTTAGATTTCGCTATGCTAGTGAAATGGCTGGAACACATGGATGTTTGCTCGGAAAGTCATCTTCAACAAACAAGAACAAAGTTCACCCTACAGTTGag CTTGTAAACTACACTGGCCAGGCTGTAATAAAATGTCAGTTGGCCCAACATAAGACACCTGAGGAGCATCCACACAAGCTATTCGAAGAAGAACAAGATAATGATGACAGAGAAGTCAGCTGCATTGTTCCTAAACAAGGCATTTACAAAGTCGG GTTCGGTGGAATGGGTATCATACacacagcaaaaaaaaacgtaccagGCTTACTGTTCCAGAAGTATGCAGAGAAGTGTAAGAACATCAGCAACAAAGAG CTCAAAATCCAATGCGAGAATATGGCTAAAAGCATAGATCTCAACATTGTGCGTTTGAAGTTCAGCGCTCACGACATCAGCACCGATCGTGAGATATGCAAGCCTGTTTTCTCTGAACCGATACACAACTTAA AAAGTGCTGCTTCGAACGATCTGAAGATATGTCGCATCAGTCGTTGTTCCGGGCGTCCAGTTGGAGGAGAAGACGTGTACATTTTCGTCGAGAAAGTTAACAAAA AAAATATACAGATACGCTTCTTCGAATTGGACGAGAATGGCCACCGCGTGTGGACGGCTAACGGGAGTTTCATGCCTGGCGATGTTCACCACCAGTACGCCATAATCTTCAG GACCCCGGCCTACAAGGATACGAAGATATCAAAGAACGTGAACGTGTATATAGAACTGGCGCGGCCCTCGGACGGTCGCACGAGCGAACCTAAGGAGTTCAAGTACATCGCCGAGCCCATATACTCGAACAGCAAGAAGAGAAGGATGAATGCCTCATGTTCTACTTCCCCTG CTTCGTCTGGGTCGTTGAAGAGTATCAGCGATCTGCCCGCCCTTGTGACTCTCAATAACAat ttCAACGATGAAAACAACATTGAAATGCCGAAAACTGAGGTACTTGATCCATTGACTTATGTATTATAA